DNA sequence from the Geobacter sp. AOG2 genome:
CTTCTGGCCAACTCGCTCATCTCCACCCTGACCGGCGTGCACCTGCACGATTACGGCTGCACCCTCAAGGCCTACCGCCGCGAGGTGCTGGACGGCATCAACCTCTACGGCGAGATGCACCGCTTCGTGCCGGCCCTGGCCTCCCAGGTGGGGGCCAAGGTCGCCGAGTTGCCGGTGAACCACCGTCCGCGCCTCTACGGCAAGAGCAAGTACGGCATCTCCCGCACCCTGCGGGTCGTGCTGGACCTGATGACGGTCAAGTTCCTGCTGGCCTATTCCACCAAGCCGATCCAGCTGTTCGGCAAGTGGGGCATCTACACCCTGCTGGCCGGCTTCCTGTCCGGCATGACCACGCTCTACATGAAGTTCTTCGAGCACATGAGCATGAACCGCAACCCGCTCCTGATCCTCACGGCCTTCCTGCTGTTCATGGGGGTCCAGTTCATCGTCCTGGGCCTTCTGGGCGAGTTGAACGCCCGGACCTACTACGAATCCCAGGGCAAGCCGATCTACGTCATCCGGGACAGGGTAAACCTTGGCTGATACGGGGCTGAGAATCCTCATGGTGGCGCCCACCCCCTATTTCGCGGACCGGGGCTGCCATGTGCGCATCTACGAGGAGGCCCGGGCCCTGCGCAGCCTGGGGCACGACGTGCGCATCGTCACCTACCACATCGGCCGGGACCTGCCCGGCATCCCGGTGACGCGCATCCCCCGCATACCGTGGTACAACCGGCTGGAAGCCGGCCCCTCCTGGCACAAGCTCTACCTGGACCTGTTGCTGTTGGCCAAGGCTGCGTCACTCAGCCTGAGCTTCCGTCCCCAGATCATCCACGCCCACCTCCACGAAGGGGCGGGCATCGGCTGGCTGCTCAAGCTCGCGACCCGCGCCCCCCTGGTCTTCGATTACCAGGGGAGCCTGTCCGGCGAATGCATCGACCACGGCTTCTTCAAGGCCGACTCCCGCGTGGCCCGCATCTTCCGGCGGGTGGAGCGGTTCATCAACGACCGCGCCGACCGGATCGTCACCAGTTCCGGCGCCGGGTACAGCGACCTCCGGGACGCCTGGGGGGTGCCGCCCGAACGCATGGTCCCGGTCATGGACGGCGTGGATACGGACCGGTTTTGCCCCCGCGACCGGAACGAGGCGCGGACGCGGCTGGGAATCGACCCGCATGTGCCGGTGGTGGCCTACCTGGGCCTTATGAACGCCTACCAGGGCACGGACCTGCTGCTGGACGCCATAGGGCTCCTGAAGGCGCGGGGCGTGCATGCCCGCTTCCTGATCATGGGTTTTCCCCATGAACGCTACCGGGCTGAGGCCGAGGCGCGGGGGATCGGCGACCTGATCACCTTCACCGGCAAGGTGGATTATAGCGACGCGCCGCTCTTCCTTTCTGCGGCCGATCTGGCCGTGTCGCCCAAGCTGTCCCTGACCGAGGCCAACGGCAAGCTGTTCAACTACATGGCCTGCGCCCTGCCGGTGGTGGTCTTCGATACCCCAGTCAACCGGGAGATCCTGGGAGCAACGGGCAGCTACGCCCGCCTGGGCGACGCCGCGGACTTCGCGGAGCGCATCGCGGCGCTCCTGGCGGACCGGGAAGGGTTGCAGGGGCAGGGGGAGCGGGTGCGGGCCAGGGCGGTCGGCGAGCACTCCTGGCAGGCCAGGGGAACCCTCCTGACCCAGGTTTACCGGGCGGTGGTCGGCACGCCCGCAGGCTGAATAGGGATAAAGAGCGGGCCGTTGAAAAAAAATGAACAAAAATGGTTGACACGCGGGCCTGATTTTGGTAGAAAACAAAACTCACCAAGCGGGAATAACTCAGTGGTAGAGTGCAACCTTGCCAAGGTTGAAGTCGCGGGTTCGAATCCCGTTTCCCGCTCCATTCAGAGCGCACAAGCCAGGCCAATAAAGCCTGGCTTTTTTGCGTCCCGCGCCGGACCCTCCCGCGCCGTGTAGCCCCCTTTCTAATCTGCACCCCTCCGTAATTCGCGCCGCAAGCAAAAAACTTTGTATCGAAATGAAACAATCGCCGGGATTTTGCCGCTCGATTCATGCCTTTTCTTGTG
Encoded proteins:
- a CDS encoding glycosyltransferase family 2 protein; amino-acid sequence: MELSIVVPIYNEEENVAALYASIRDALAGTSLDYETIFVDDGSSDASFRLLKEIADQDQRVKLLRFRRNFGQTAAMSAGFDAAKGDVIVPMDGDLQNDPADIPRLLDKLHEGYDVVSGWRKARKDTFITRKIPSLLANSLISTLTGVHLHDYGCTLKAYRREVLDGINLYGEMHRFVPALASQVGAKVAELPVNHRPRLYGKSKYGISRTLRVVLDLMTVKFLLAYSTKPIQLFGKWGIYTLLAGFLSGMTTLYMKFFEHMSMNRNPLLILTAFLLFMGVQFIVLGLLGELNARTYYESQGKPIYVIRDRVNLG
- a CDS encoding glycosyltransferase family 4 protein, which codes for MADTGLRILMVAPTPYFADRGCHVRIYEEARALRSLGHDVRIVTYHIGRDLPGIPVTRIPRIPWYNRLEAGPSWHKLYLDLLLLAKAASLSLSFRPQIIHAHLHEGAGIGWLLKLATRAPLVFDYQGSLSGECIDHGFFKADSRVARIFRRVERFINDRADRIVTSSGAGYSDLRDAWGVPPERMVPVMDGVDTDRFCPRDRNEARTRLGIDPHVPVVAYLGLMNAYQGTDLLLDAIGLLKARGVHARFLIMGFPHERYRAEAEARGIGDLITFTGKVDYSDAPLFLSAADLAVSPKLSLTEANGKLFNYMACALPVVVFDTPVNREILGATGSYARLGDAADFAERIAALLADREGLQGQGERVRARAVGEHSWQARGTLLTQVYRAVVGTPAG